TTTCTTTTCCTTCATGGTAATTCAAATCAAACGAACCTTCAACGCACATCAGTATCACAAACGAATCGAGATCGTAATAATCGCGAGGAACAGTTTTATTCAAACTTAAAAGATTTGTAGTGAAATAAGGGCTTTTAACAAGGTTTGAAGGACTATCATTATATAAAGAATAATTTGTACGATAATTTTTTTGATAAGAATAATCAATAGCATCAACCGCTTCCTTGGTGTGAAGTTGCCGTGGATTGCCTTTGTCATCAACCCTGTTCCAATCAAAAATACGATATGTAATGTCTGAAGTTTGCTGAATCTCAGCAAGGCAAACACCAGGACCTAACGCATGAATTCTGCCCGAAGGAATGTAAAATACATCACCTTTATTAACTTTCTCAAAATTTAAAATCTCGGTAAGATTATTTTTTTCAAAATAATCCAGATAAATCTCTTTATTGATTTCCTTATTGAAACCACTTATCAATTCTCCGTTTTTATCAGCATCCAAAATATACCACATTTCGGTCTTACCATTTTCGTTATGACGTTTCTTTGCAAGCGTGTCATCGGGATGTACCTGAATAGAAAGCCATTCGCGTGAATCGATAATTTTTATAAGAATAGGAAATTGCAATCCGAATTTTTCAAAAACTTTTTCCCCAACCAAATCACCCATATAAACTTCGATGAGTTCTTTGATATTATTATTTTTTAAAAATCCATTTTCAACAACCGAAAGATTTTCGTCAACACCCGAAAGTTCCCAGCTTTCGCCGCAGTTGGGCAATGGAGAAAAATTTTTTCCGAAAAGTTTATTTACTTTATCGCCACCCCATAATTTATCTTTAAATATAGGTTTGAATTTTAAAGGATATAATTGATTCATTTCTTATCTTTGAATGTTATTTGCAAATTTATCAATTTCGAATGAGTAGCAATAATAATATTTTTTTGAATAAGATTGTGGAACTTCGCAAAGAGCTTCACCGCAATGCTGAGCTCTCACTGAATGAACTCAACACAAAAAAAATTATTTGCGATTTTCTACAAAAAAATTCGCCCTCATGTAAAATAATAAGTTTATCAGATACTGGTTTTGCTGCTACTTTCGATAGCGGGAAACCCGGACTAAACCTGATGTTCAGGGCAGATATTGATGCTTTACCTATTAAAGAAAATTTATCACTGCCTTATTCATCGTGCAATAAAAATGTTTCACATAAATGCGGCCACGATGGTCATAGCGCAATTTTATGCGGACTTGCATGCATCATTGAAAATGATTTCCCTGAAACCGGAAAGATTATTTTATTGTTTCAACCAGCCGAAGAAACAGGACAAGGTGCAAGAATGATTTTAGAAAATCCTGCATTTAAACTCATCGAACCCGATTTTATTTTTGCACTGCACAACATTCCCGGCTTTGAAAAAAATTCAGTACTTGTAAAGAAAGAACAATTTGCATCTGCTTCGAAAGGAATAATCATTAAACTTACCGGAAAGTCTTGCCATGCGGCTTATCCAGAACATGGAAAAAATCCGGCATTTGCTTTCTCTGAAATTATTAAAGGCATCGAAAGCATTCCCGAATATTCCGAAAGTTTTGATAATTTTATTTTAACAACCATTGTTCATGCTTCGCTGGGAGAACCTGCTTTCGGCACTGCTGCAGGTTATGCCGAAATTCGCGCAACACTCAGAAGTTATGACAATCATAATATGCAACGACTGGTTCATGAGTGCAAACTTCTTGCTGAAGAAAAAGCAAAAGAAGAAGGACTTGCGCTTTCCGTTGAATTTGTTGATGAATTTGATGAAACATTTAACCATCCTGAGGCGGTCAATATGATTGAAAAAGCTGCCGAAACATGCGGAGCAAAAATTATTCATCTGCCTTTTCCTTTTCGATGGTCGGAAGATTTTGGAAAATTCACCTCAAAATATAAAGGCGCAATATTCGGGTTAGGTGCAGGAAAAGAACATACTGCACTTCACACAAAAGATTACGATTTTCCTGATGAAATCATAGAAACAGGAATTTCTGTTTTCCATAACATTATTAAAAACTATTCTAAAAACTGATTATATAATTTATGATTATCATAGGAATTACAGGCACGCTGGGAGCGGGTAAAGGCACCATAGTTGAATACCTGGTTGAACATAAAAAGTTTTCTCATTATTCAGTACGTTCATTTATTACTGAAGAAATTAAAAAAAGAAAACTTGACGTAAACCGCGACAACATGGTATTGGTTGCAAATGAACTTCGCGCAAATCATTCGCCCAGTTATATTGTTGAACAATTATATGAACAGGCAATTAAATCGGGAAAGAATTGTATCATTGAAAGTATACGCACTCCGGGCGAAGTAGAAGCATTAAAACAGAAAGGAAATTTTTATCTTTTCGCCATTGATGCTCCGGCAGAAATACGCTACCAGCGCATTGTTCAGCGCGCATCGGAAACTGATAATGTTTCGTTCGAAACTTTTATTGAAAACGAAAAAAGAGAAATGCAATCGTCTGACCCGAACAAACAAAACCTTTCCAGGTGTATTGAAAACGCTGATTATTCTTTCGTAAATGATAAAAGTATTAAAGAACTTCAGGAAAAAGTTGATGATGTAATATCGAAAATAATTAAATAATTTATTTTCTCAACGTAGCTGTCAGCCTTAACGGATTATCCAATAAATCCAACGCATCCAGGATATCATTACAAACAACATCAGCAGACAAAAGTGTTTCGCCGGCAATGCCTTCTTTCTGAATTATTGCAATACCAAGTGCTGCATGTTTTAGCATTAAAGCATCATTTTTACCATTGCCAATTGCCACAACTTCATCGGCACCTAATTGTGCAATGAAATCAAGCTTTTGTGATTGCTGTTCTTCACCTTCAATAATTTTTACTTTACACTTTATATTTTTAAATTGTGCTTTTGCTTTGCCAAACGTATCTGCCGTTATTACATGAATTTCAAGATCAGCTGCAAGTACATTCAGCTTTTCGGCAACACCCTCCAGTAAATTTCCATCAAATGCAAGGGTACCGTTAAAATCAAGTACAAGAAAACAGAGTTGAAGTTCTTTGACCCCGGGAATATTAATTGATATCATAATGAATCTATCTGTAACAAATATCGATAAATAATATGAATTCCAAGATATAAAAAACTAAAAAAAAGCCTTGATTATTATATTTGTTTTTCTAACTTCGCACATTGCAAAAGAGTTGTTTAACAATTTACATATTAAGAAAATATAAATACCTAAATCATGGAAAAGAAAAATTTCATTACATGCGACGGTAATTACGCCGCAGCACACATTGCTTACATGTTCAGTGAAGTCGCAGCAATTTATCCTATTACTCCATCGTCAACGATGGCAGAATACGTTGATGAATGGGCTGCAAACGGAAGAAAAAATATTTTTGGTGATACAGTAAAATTGGCAGAAATGCAATCGGAAGCTGGCGCTGCCGGTGCTGTTCACGGTTCATTACAGTCGGGTGCATTAACCACTACATTTACTGCATCACAAGGTTTATTACTCATGATACCTAACATGTATAAAATTTCCGGCG
This sequence is a window from Bacteroidales bacterium. Protein-coding genes within it:
- a CDS encoding mannose-6-phosphate isomerase, with protein sequence MNQLYPLKFKPIFKDKLWGGDKVNKLFGKNFSPLPNCGESWELSGVDENLSVVENGFLKNNNIKELIEVYMGDLVGEKVFEKFGLQFPILIKIIDSREWLSIQVHPDDTLAKKRHNENGKTEMWYILDADKNGELISGFNKEINKEIYLDYFEKNNLTEILNFEKVNKGDVFYIPSGRIHALGPGVCLAEIQQTSDITYRIFDWNRVDDKGNPRQLHTKEAVDAIDYSYQKNYRTNYSLYNDSPSNLVKSPYFTTNLLSLNKTVPRDYYDLDSFVILMCVEGSFDLNYHEGKEKINAGQTILIPAELNEIQIEPHQSCKTLEIYIE
- a CDS encoding amidohydrolase — encoded protein: MSSNNNIFLNKIVELRKELHRNAELSLNELNTKKIICDFLQKNSPSCKIISLSDTGFAATFDSGKPGLNLMFRADIDALPIKENLSLPYSSCNKNVSHKCGHDGHSAILCGLACIIENDFPETGKIILLFQPAEETGQGARMILENPAFKLIEPDFIFALHNIPGFEKNSVLVKKEQFASASKGIIIKLTGKSCHAAYPEHGKNPAFAFSEIIKGIESIPEYSESFDNFILTTIVHASLGEPAFGTAAGYAEIRATLRSYDNHNMQRLVHECKLLAEEKAKEEGLALSVEFVDEFDETFNHPEAVNMIEKAAETCGAKIIHLPFPFRWSEDFGKFTSKYKGAIFGLGAGKEHTALHTKDYDFPDEIIETGISVFHNIIKNYSKN
- a CDS encoding AAA family ATPase, which encodes MIIIGITGTLGAGKGTIVEYLVEHKKFSHYSVRSFITEEIKKRKLDVNRDNMVLVANELRANHSPSYIVEQLYEQAIKSGKNCIIESIRTPGEVEALKQKGNFYLFAIDAPAEIRYQRIVQRASETDNVSFETFIENEKREMQSSDPNKQNLSRCIENADYSFVNDKSIKELQEKVDDVISKIIK
- a CDS encoding HAD hydrolase family protein; this encodes MISINIPGVKELQLCFLVLDFNGTLAFDGNLLEGVAEKLNVLAADLEIHVITADTFGKAKAQFKNIKCKVKIIEGEEQQSQKLDFIAQLGADEVVAIGNGKNDALMLKHAALGIAIIQKEGIAGETLLSADVVCNDILDALDLLDNPLRLTATLRK